The following coding sequences are from one Kallotenue papyrolyticum window:
- the lysS gene encoding lysine--tRNA ligase, protein MELNELQQARLEKLERLRAAGIDPYPPRSTRTHTARQVLDAFETLAATQQPVAIAGRMLLRRVFGGSTFAHLADESGRIQIFLSKKDLDAAQYKLFVDATDLGDIIGVQGYAFRTKTGEPSIFVQQWQMLAKALNPLPEKHAGLTDYETRLRQRYLDLIVNEDVRETFRKRARLIGTLRQFMDERGFIEVETPILQPIYGGAAARPFVTHHNQLHQDLYLRIAPELYLKRLIVGGFERVYEIGKAFRNEGVDRFHNPEFTIFECYQAYADYHAMMELTEQLVLRLARELVGSTQVTFAGHTVDVTPPWPRIPMRQAIQERTGIDIVAANTLEALRAAIRERGLQVDPQPTWAKLVDELLKTYVRPTLIAPCFIIDYPQPLSPLAKRKPDDPAFVERFQPFIFGSEIGNAFTELNDPLDQEQRFIEQGRAAAAGDDEAMQMDLDFLNALMTGMPPTGGLGLGIDRLTMIFTGRETIREVILFPHLRRVEET, encoded by the coding sequence ATGGAACTGAACGAGCTGCAACAAGCACGTTTGGAGAAGCTGGAACGCCTGCGCGCCGCCGGCATCGATCCCTACCCGCCCCGCAGCACCCGCACGCATACGGCGCGTCAGGTGCTGGACGCCTTCGAAACCCTGGCCGCGACGCAGCAGCCGGTAGCCATTGCCGGGCGCATGCTGCTGCGCCGCGTCTTCGGCGGCTCGACCTTCGCCCACCTGGCCGATGAGAGCGGCCGCATCCAGATCTTTCTCAGCAAAAAGGATCTGGATGCCGCGCAGTACAAGCTGTTCGTGGACGCCACCGACCTGGGCGATATCATCGGTGTGCAGGGCTACGCCTTCCGCACCAAAACCGGCGAGCCGTCGATCTTTGTGCAGCAGTGGCAGATGCTGGCCAAGGCGCTCAACCCGCTGCCGGAGAAGCACGCCGGCCTGACCGACTACGAAACCCGCCTGCGCCAGCGCTATCTGGACCTGATCGTCAACGAGGATGTGCGCGAGACCTTCCGCAAACGCGCGCGCCTGATCGGCACACTGCGGCAGTTCATGGACGAGCGCGGCTTCATCGAGGTCGAAACGCCGATCCTGCAGCCGATCTACGGCGGCGCGGCGGCGCGGCCCTTTGTCACCCACCACAATCAGCTCCATCAGGATCTCTACCTGCGCATCGCGCCGGAGCTGTACCTGAAGCGCCTGATCGTCGGCGGCTTCGAGCGCGTGTACGAGATCGGCAAAGCCTTCCGCAACGAGGGCGTGGACCGCTTCCACAACCCCGAGTTCACCATCTTCGAGTGCTACCAGGCCTACGCCGACTACCACGCCATGATGGAGCTGACCGAGCAACTGGTGCTACGTCTCGCCCGCGAGCTGGTGGGCAGCACGCAGGTGACCTTCGCCGGCCACACCGTCGATGTGACTCCGCCCTGGCCGCGCATTCCCATGCGCCAGGCAATCCAGGAGCGCACCGGCATCGACATCGTCGCGGCCAACACACTCGAAGCGCTGCGCGCGGCGATCCGCGAGCGCGGACTGCAGGTCGATCCGCAGCCGACCTGGGCCAAGCTGGTAGACGAGCTGCTCAAGACCTATGTACGGCCGACGTTGATCGCGCCGTGCTTCATCATCGACTATCCGCAGCCGCTGTCGCCGCTGGCCAAGCGCAAGCCGGACGATCCAGCCTTTGTCGAGCGCTTCCAGCCGTTCATCTTCGGCTCGGAGATCGGCAACGCCTTCACCGAACTGAACGATCCGCTGGATCAGGAGCAGCGCTTCATCGAGCAGGGCCGCGCCGCTGCCGCCGGTGATGACGAGGCCATGCAGATGGATCTGGATTTCCTGAACGCGCTGATGACCGGCATGCCACCCACCGGCGGGCTGGGCCTGGGCATCGATCGCCTGACGATGATCTTCACTGGCCGCGAAACGATCCGCGAGGTGATCCTCTTCCCGCACCTGCGCCGCGTCGAAGAGACCTAG
- a CDS encoding type II toxin-antitoxin system death-on-curing family toxin encodes MRYLTLDELLDLHTFAVLRYGGRLGIKSQDQLRSALQAPQQVIFGEELYPDLASKAAVLGFQILKNRPFLAGNEITALLAMLRLLELNGVRLPAPTVEQLADEVRAVLLSRRDRVGLTDWLREHLPAGTASETWPETP; translated from the coding sequence ATGCGCTATCTCACCCTGGACGAATTACTGGACCTGCACACCTTCGCCGTGCTGCGCTATGGCGGTCGCCTGGGCATCAAAAGCCAGGATCAGCTGCGCAGCGCGCTGCAGGCGCCGCAGCAGGTGATCTTCGGCGAGGAGCTCTACCCCGATCTGGCCAGCAAGGCAGCGGTGCTGGGCTTTCAGATCCTCAAGAACCGGCCCTTTCTGGCCGGCAACGAGATCACAGCCCTGCTGGCGATGCTGCGTCTGCTGGAGCTCAACGGCGTGCGCCTGCCGGCGCCGACGGTCGAACAACTGGCCGATGAGGTACGCGCGGTGCTGCTGTCCCGGCGCGATCGCGTCGGCCTGACCGATTGGCTGCGCGAACACCTGCCCGCCGGCACGGCGTCCGAAACCTGGCCCGAGACCCCCTGA